One Urechidicola croceus genomic window, AACCTGCTTTTACTTGTAATGCTGGATATGTACAATAGTTATCTTTCTTAGTAATTTGAATAGTTCGTTGAGCAATAACACCTCCAGTGTCAATTCCTGGATCAACTAAATGTGCTGTAACACCACAATTTTCAGCATCGCCATTGGCTAATGCCCAATACCCACCATGCACTCCTCTATATTTTGGTGTAATTCCAACATGCATATTTACCATTGGAACTCCTACTCCATTGATGATTTTTTTATGAATGATTCTTGTTCCATTAACAATTATCATGTCTGGTTTTAATTCTTTAACTCTCTCTAAAACACTTGGATCATTAATTGATTTTGGGTAAAACACATCTTCATAAGAAATAACTGGTTCTATCTCAAATTCATATGAATTATATATTTCTTCACTTCTTTTTTTGGATGCTTTTGCTAAAAATGGAATAATTCCTTTTTGAAATGTCAATTGAGAAAAAACCTTAAACCATCCCAACCTTTTAATTCTTCTTTTAACAAAATTCTTTTTGTTAGTTGGACCATCAATAATAACCCCAACTAAATTATGATTGTTCTTCAAGTATGAATAAACAATATCGTTGCTTTCTTTCTTGCCACAAAATAGAACTATTCTCATTTTTCTAAAATATTTAATGTTAATTCAGTCATTGTTTTGCTTTCAAATCCATAATCTTTATTTAAAAGAGAGTATGCCTGAAAAATCTTTTCTAAATTATTAAAATTTTCATCCATATCAACTCCAAAATTATGAGGATGCCACCATAGATGATATAATTGATTGTTTTTTGCCGCATATTTCATTGATTTTGTTATTCTCTTAATTTTCAATGACTCTAAAAACTTTAATTTTCGAAAATATGGTCTTAAAAATCGACTAGATGGTAAATTAACTATGCTGTCTTTAGATTTATTAATTTTTTCAACATCATAAGTGTTATGACCTGTTAAATTCGTATAACCATCAATAAGTCTTGCCAACCTAATAAAACTTCGTATTCTCCGCTTTAATTTACGTTTGCTTTTTGTATCATAAATAATGCTTTCTTCAGTACCTCTATAAGATGAGATTCCATGTTTATAACATACATTTAAATAAGGAGTATTAACTTGATTTTTTGGAAAAACAATACTTTGTACATCAATATCTAATAACTTCCCAATTTTTTTTGCAGCTATAATATCTTCTTCAAATTGTTCAATTGTTTGTCCAGGAGCCCAACAATTATAATGACTATAAGTATGTGTA contains:
- a CDS encoding formyl transferase, whose amino-acid sequence is MRIVLFCGKKESNDIVYSYLKNNHNLVGVIIDGPTNKKNFVKRRIKRLGWFKVFSQLTFQKGIIPFLAKASKKRSEEIYNSYEFEIEPVISYEDVFYPKSINDPSVLERVKELKPDMIIVNGTRIIHKKIINGVGVPMVNMHVGITPKYRGVHGGYWALANGDAENCGVTAHLVDPGIDTGGVIAQRTIQITKKDNYCTYPALQVKAGLECYGEAIEQMKNGGIKTINNNLESKLYYHPTIFDYFYNRIFKGVK
- a CDS encoding polysaccharide deacetylase family protein, which codes for MKKNGTFVISLDYEIHWGVFDAMTLEAYGENIRNVNKVIDRLLLLCDKYGVKITFATVGMLFANSKEELLKFNPKLIPSYTNQSLNPFNLIDSIGNEESEDKLHYAQSTINKIKHTGFHEIGTHTYSHYNCWAPGQTIEQFEEDIIAAKKIGKLLDIDVQSIVFPKNQVNTPYLNVCYKHGISSYRGTEESIIYDTKSKRKLKRRIRSFIRLARLIDGYTNLTGHNTYDVEKINKSKDSIVNLPSSRFLRPYFRKLKFLESLKIKRITKSMKYAAKNNQLYHLWWHPHNFGVDMDENFNNLEKIFQAYSLLNKDYGFESKTMTELTLNILEK